In a single window of the Zonotrichia leucophrys gambelii isolate GWCS_2022_RI chromosome 2, RI_Zleu_2.0, whole genome shotgun sequence genome:
- the LOC135444593 gene encoding E3 ubiquitin-protein ligase NRDP1-like isoform X1, translating to MGYDIERFVGYVNEGLLCSICRDVLEDPLQAPCEHAFCTACIHGWLVHHSNCPEDRQVIDVSLLRPLYRYMKNDLNRLQLHCRNREYGCEMVCSLESIDRHERECEYSQIPCSNADAVLPCSPCSGCTVQIERRNLDGHLAVCEYRSRECPNGCGFTILSAEDTQHNCVAELRTELELLRSEMICRVEEAKHEMESRLDSQRRHMVQKESILQNEIEELKSQMSRLMSDVRSLMAAERQHRQELEQAELEKRELMELLKGLQKDCRLTTTEGSRKSNFRPLTRLESVKRKPREVTVI from the exons ATGGGTTACGACATTGAGCGCTTCGTGGGCTATGTCAATGAGGGGCTGCTGTGCTCCATCTGCCGAGATGTGTTGGAGGACCCGCTGCAGGCTCCCTGCGAGCACGCTTTCTGCACTGCCTGCATCCATGGCTGGCTTGTTCATCACAGCAACTGCCCTGAGGACAGACAAGTCATTGATGTGTCTTTGCTACGACCTCTCTATAG ATATATGAAAAATGATTTAAACCGTCTTCAGCTACATTGCAGAAACAGAGAGTATGGCTGTGAAATGGTTTGTTCTCTGGAGTCTATAGACAGGCATGAAAGGGAGTGTGAGTACAGTCAGATACCCTGCTCCAATGCTG ATGCTGTCTTGCCTTGCTCCCCCTGCTCAGGTTGCACGGTGCAGATCGAGCGGCGTAACCTGGACGGGCACCTGGCGGTGTGCGAGTACCGGAGCCGCGAGTGCCCCAACGGCTGCGGCTTCACCATCCTCAGCGCCGAGGACACGCAGCACAACTGTGTGGCAGAGCTGAGgactgagctggagctgcttcG GTCAGAAATGATCTGCAGAGTGGAGGAGGCAAAACATGAGATGGAGTCGAGGTTAGATTCACAGAGAAGGCATATGGTCCAAAAAGAGAGTATTCTGCAAAATGAAATTGAAGAACTAAAG agtCAGATGTCACGGCTGATGTCAGATGTGCGGTCTCTGATGGCTGCGGAGAGGCAGCACCGCCaagagctggagcaggcagagctggaaaagcgGGAGTtaatggagctgctgaaggggctgcagaaggaCTGCAGATTGACCACTACAGAGGGAAGCAGGAAGTCAAATTTCCGTCCTTTGACACGACTAGAGAGTGTGAAAAGAAAACCTAGGGAAGTTACTGTTATCTAA
- the LOC135444593 gene encoding RING finger protein 151-like isoform X2: protein MGYDIERFVGYVNEGLLCSICRDVLEDPLQAPCEHAFCTACIHGWLVHHSNCPEDRQVIDVSLLRPLYRYMKNDLNRLQLHCRNREYGCEMVCSLESIDRHERECEYSQIPCSNAGCTVQIERRNLDGHLAVCEYRSRECPNGCGFTILSAEDTQHNCVAELRTELELLRSEMICRVEEAKHEMESRLDSQRRHMVQKESILQNEIEELKSQMSRLMSDVRSLMAAERQHRQELEQAELEKRELMELLKGLQKDCRLTTTEGSRKSNFRPLTRLESVKRKPREVTVI from the exons ATGGGTTACGACATTGAGCGCTTCGTGGGCTATGTCAATGAGGGGCTGCTGTGCTCCATCTGCCGAGATGTGTTGGAGGACCCGCTGCAGGCTCCCTGCGAGCACGCTTTCTGCACTGCCTGCATCCATGGCTGGCTTGTTCATCACAGCAACTGCCCTGAGGACAGACAAGTCATTGATGTGTCTTTGCTACGACCTCTCTATAG ATATATGAAAAATGATTTAAACCGTCTTCAGCTACATTGCAGAAACAGAGAGTATGGCTGTGAAATGGTTTGTTCTCTGGAGTCTATAGACAGGCATGAAAGGGAGTGTGAGTACAGTCAGATACCCTGCTCCAATGCTG GTTGCACGGTGCAGATCGAGCGGCGTAACCTGGACGGGCACCTGGCGGTGTGCGAGTACCGGAGCCGCGAGTGCCCCAACGGCTGCGGCTTCACCATCCTCAGCGCCGAGGACACGCAGCACAACTGTGTGGCAGAGCTGAGgactgagctggagctgcttcG GTCAGAAATGATCTGCAGAGTGGAGGAGGCAAAACATGAGATGGAGTCGAGGTTAGATTCACAGAGAAGGCATATGGTCCAAAAAGAGAGTATTCTGCAAAATGAAATTGAAGAACTAAAG agtCAGATGTCACGGCTGATGTCAGATGTGCGGTCTCTGATGGCTGCGGAGAGGCAGCACCGCCaagagctggagcaggcagagctggaaaagcgGGAGTtaatggagctgctgaaggggctgcagaaggaCTGCAGATTGACCACTACAGAGGGAAGCAGGAAGTCAAATTTCCGTCCTTTGACACGACTAGAGAGTGTGAAAAGAAAACCTAGGGAAGTTACTGTTATCTAA